In Woeseia oceani, one DNA window encodes the following:
- a CDS encoding tetratricopeptide repeat-containing sulfotransferase family protein has product MSQNEKLGAAFSQLRTGNFVETLRLCEQFLATSPEDASFLCLAGQASIALKQFDNAEKYIDDAIRVSPDFAPAFEVHGDLMLLKGDPGRACASYEVAMRLDPGRNLTHEKLERSRQLEKAAATAKPAAATRKPFEDELRKAVAFETNGDLQSAEMIYREILTREPNHVEAARLLAGIAVHHKRYRDAEVFLKKVLEIAPDHARAWLDLANVQRELDQLDDAVESARQVLRLAPGNAESYMAYAGAIGMTGAHEEAIEAYQRAIAMAPEKAGAMCAMAHHQKTVGHQNDAIASYRRAIAIKPDHAEAYWSLANLKTFRFEDEEVAAMQALLRDESLPDVSRAQLHNALGLELESRKDYDAAFQNFAACNKIQRLSESYDPVETETTYDRIIDLFDADFFAKNAGAPASEITPVLVVGLPRSGSTLIEQILASHSQVDGTHELGDLTRAVQSVRRGKNRRARFPDTLAELTPADWQGIADEYLQRTEIFRSGAPFFIDKNPNNFVYVGVMKLAFPNARIINARRHPLDSCFGSFKQLFASGQPFTYDMIELGEYYLQYQRLMDHWHAVLPGFVLDVQYEDVVADLDSQVARLLDYCGLPFEEACLRFHETNRAVKTASSEQVRRPIYSSSVNLWRNYEDHLDELIQILQPILPD; this is encoded by the coding sequence ATGAGTCAGAACGAAAAACTCGGTGCTGCGTTCTCGCAGCTCCGCACTGGAAATTTTGTCGAAACCCTGCGTCTTTGTGAGCAATTTCTGGCCACATCCCCAGAGGATGCCAGCTTTTTATGCCTCGCTGGTCAAGCCAGCATCGCACTGAAACAGTTCGACAACGCCGAAAAATACATCGACGATGCGATTCGTGTGTCGCCCGACTTTGCGCCTGCATTTGAGGTTCACGGCGATCTCATGCTGCTGAAGGGCGATCCCGGCCGTGCGTGCGCGTCTTATGAAGTCGCCATGCGACTGGATCCGGGCAGGAACCTGACGCACGAGAAACTCGAGCGCTCGAGGCAACTCGAAAAAGCGGCGGCAACGGCGAAACCGGCAGCCGCTACCCGCAAACCGTTCGAGGACGAGCTCAGGAAAGCCGTGGCTTTCGAAACGAATGGCGACCTGCAATCGGCGGAGATGATTTACCGCGAGATCCTCACCCGGGAACCGAACCATGTTGAGGCGGCCCGCCTGCTGGCAGGCATCGCCGTGCACCACAAACGCTATCGTGATGCGGAGGTTTTCCTGAAAAAAGTGCTGGAAATCGCGCCCGACCATGCGCGCGCCTGGCTCGACCTCGCCAACGTGCAACGGGAGCTGGACCAGCTGGACGACGCCGTGGAAAGCGCGAGACAGGTATTGCGGCTGGCACCGGGCAATGCCGAATCGTACATGGCCTACGCCGGCGCCATAGGCATGACGGGCGCACATGAAGAGGCTATTGAGGCCTATCAGCGCGCCATCGCGATGGCGCCGGAGAAAGCCGGTGCCATGTGCGCCATGGCCCACCATCAGAAGACTGTCGGTCACCAGAACGATGCGATCGCGAGCTATCGACGCGCCATTGCGATCAAACCCGATCACGCGGAGGCCTATTGGAGCCTTGCCAACCTCAAGACGTTTCGGTTCGAAGACGAGGAGGTTGCCGCGATGCAGGCATTGTTGCGCGACGAGTCCTTACCCGATGTTTCCCGGGCGCAGTTGCACAACGCGCTTGGTCTCGAGCTTGAATCACGCAAGGACTATGACGCCGCATTTCAGAATTTCGCCGCCTGCAACAAGATTCAGCGCCTCAGCGAATCCTACGATCCCGTCGAAACGGAAACCACCTACGACCGGATCATTGACCTCTTCGATGCAGATTTCTTCGCCAAAAATGCGGGTGCACCCGCGTCGGAGATAACGCCGGTCCTGGTGGTTGGTCTGCCACGATCGGGCTCAACGCTGATTGAACAGATACTCGCGAGCCACAGTCAGGTGGACGGCACGCACGAACTCGGTGACTTGACGCGCGCAGTGCAATCCGTGCGGCGCGGAAAGAACCGTCGAGCACGCTTCCCGGACACGCTTGCCGAATTGACGCCTGCGGACTGGCAAGGAATCGCTGATGAGTATTTACAGCGGACTGAAATATTCCGAAGCGGCGCGCCTTTCTTCATCGACAAGAACCCGAACAATTTTGTTTACGTCGGCGTCATGAAACTCGCTTTTCCCAACGCCAGAATAATCAACGCGCGACGCCATCCGCTGGACAGCTGCTTCGGCTCCTTCAAACAATTGTTTGCCAGTGGGCAGCCCTTTACCTACGACATGATCGAACTCGGCGAATACTACCTGCAGTACCAACGCCTGATGGATCATTGGCATGCCGTGTTGCCCGGGTTTGTACTTGATGTGCAGTACGAGGACGTCGTTGCCGACCTGGACAGCCAGGTGGCGCGGCTTCTGGATTATTGCGGTCTGCCCTTCGAGGAAGCCTGCTTACGTTTCCACGAAACCAATCGTGCTGTGAAAACGGCCAGCTCGGAACAGGTACGACGGCCGATCTATTCCAGCTCCGTCAACCTCTGGCGCAACTACGAAGACCATCTGGATGAGCTCATACAGATCCTGCAGCCCATCCTGCCCGACTAG